One Helianthus annuus cultivar XRQ/B chromosome 7, HanXRQr2.0-SUNRISE, whole genome shotgun sequence genomic region harbors:
- the LOC110910072 gene encoding uncharacterized protein LOC110910072: MFFFFVGGVTQEVRQVLKQEAGICINCRSPADLVDTNKVLKLFFVPVWRWPGKDQLMHCNNCGLFYPPLLSSDFRPSETLRCQFCDREVDSDFKFCPFCGSAL, from the coding sequence ATGTTCTTCTTCTTCGTCGGAGGAGTGACTCAAGAGGTTCGTCAGGTGCTGAAGCAAGAAGCCGGAATTTGCATCAACTGCCGGTCACCGGCGGACCTTGTCGATACCAACAAAGTCCTCAAGCTGTTCTTCGTACCGGTCTGGCGTTGGCCGGGCAAAGATCAGCTCATGCACTGTAACAATTGCGGCCTATTTTATCCGCCCTTGCTTTCTTCCGACTTCCGCCCGTCGGAAACCCTCCGATGTCAGTTCTGCGATCGGGAGGTTGACTCTGATTTCAAGTTTTGCCCCTTTTGTGGCTCTGCTCTTTGA